The Juglans regia cultivar Chandler chromosome 6, Walnut 2.0, whole genome shotgun sequence genome contains the following window.
GAAGTATTGTACCACCACTAGGCCATAGGAACCTAGAGTACCCATTCCTTAGTACGATCTCCCACAAAGTAATGCAGATaattctctagggttttattaaCGGCCTCGGATTGGCCATCTGTTTGGGGGTGGTAGGCCGAGTTAAAGGCCAACTGGACCCCTTGTTGCCTGAACAATTATCGCCAAAATTTACTCGTGAAAGATTTGTCTCTGTCTGAGATGATGGACCTTGGCATTCCATGATGTTTGAAGATATGTTTGATAAACTGTTAGGGCAGTGTATGGATGGGATAAGGGTATGAAATGACTAAACTTAGTCAAGCGGTCCACCAACACCCATAGGCAGTTGAAGCCATAGGATGTTTGTAGGCCTTCAATAAAGTCCATTGAGATGATGGACCAAGGCCTAGAAAGGATTTAAAGTGGCTGGAGAAGCCCTCCTAGAAAATGATTCTCTAGTTTCTCCCACTAGCAAATCTCACAATTTCTTATAAACTCATTCACCTCAGCTCTGAGTTTAGGCCAGTAGAATTCCCTTTGATCCTATGCAGTGTCTTGTCATAGCCTAAATTGCCCTCAATGGGACTACTATGGAACATTTCCAGTAGTTTAAGCTTGTAGGGTTGATTGTTGGCAATGAGAAGCCTATTTTTGTAGTACAAAAAACCTTCCCTCATACATTATTTTGACCCCCCCAACTCCCAATTTCTCTACTTCTGTAACAAAGTCTGGATCTCAGAGTCTTGATTATATAGCTCCTGTAGTTCATCCAATAGCCCTAGATTAGGAATAGAAACCATAGTTAGAGATaccacttcatcatcatcatacatTCTCGACAAGGCATCTGCTATCTTATTATCATTTTCCTACTTGTACTCCACTAGGAAGTCATAGCTCAAGAGTTTGGACACCCATTTTTGTTGTATAGTTATCCCTACCTTCTAGTCCAACAGGAACTTTAGGCTTTGatgatttgttttaattgtaaatCTGGTCCCCGATAGCTAAGGTCTCCATCTATTGACTGCTGAAATTAGAGCAAAAAGCTCATTCTCATAGGTTGACATAGTCAGTGCTCTCCCATTTAGAGCCTAGTTGTAGTAAGCTATCGGATGACCTTTTTCTAACAATATTGCCCTTACAGCCTTCCCtaaagcatcacactcaataccAAATGGTTCTGAAAAATCAGACAATGCCTAGATATGAGGTTTTATCAAGGCTTCTTTTAATTTCAGGAAAACCTCCTTAACTTCTAGACTCCATAAAAACCCTTCATTCTTCAATAGGCGAGTTAAAGGTGCTGCAATACCCCATAACCCTTAATGAACCTCTTGTAATAGTCTGTTgatcccaaaaatcccataaaaggCTTAAGTAATGTAGGTCTCGACCAATCCCCCATAATCTTCAGCATAAGTGGATCTACATTCACCTCCTGTGTTGAAATAAGGTGTCCCAAACAGCCTATCTCTAGACTGCCAAACTGGATCTTTTAGCAAACAATTGGTGCTGCCTCAAAATGTCCAATGTTAGCTTCAAATGTTCTAGATGCTGCTGTTCACTGGAACAGTAcactaaaatatcattaaaaaatacaaaaatgaattttcttaGATAAGGTTTGAatgcatgaccaaaaactcatagtgACCCTCATGAGTCCAGAATGCTTTCTTAGAAATGTCGGATGGGTTTAATTTGATCTGGTTGTATCCATACCTCAGgtccaattttgaaaaaatgttagATCCCCCTAATTCATCCAGCAACTCCTCTACCATATGGATAGGATATTTGTCCTTTATAGTAGCACTGTTAAGTGCCTTATAATCTACACATAACCTCCAAGAGCCATCTGCTTTTCTAATCAATAGTACTAGGGACGAGTATGGTcttattgagatgagtttggtgaCTGGTTGTAACACTATTGAATGGTCATGAGTTCTATGTAGGGGTAAGGTTTTAGGTTCAGAGAAGATATTTTGGAACTGTTCCAGTAGGTTTAGTAGCTTTGGTGAGTGGTTAAGTAGGTTCTCAAGTTTAGTGTCTTCCAATGTTTGCAATAAAATGCCATTCTTCTCCCAACTATCACAATCAAGTAATTTATTCACTTCAATCAAGTTTAATTTCACCAACCCTTTCAACATGATTTTCTAGCCTACATTTACAAACTACATAGATAGTTCCTAGAAATTCCAAAGAATTTTTTCCTAAGATTTGTAGCCAAGCCACTCCCAAAACCATGTCACAACCCGCCAGGCTTATAATATAGGCatcagtttaaaaaaaaacccctaAATACACAGAGGAACCTTTTCCACCCTACTTTCACTGCTCACTAATTCTCCATTAGCAACCCTTACTTTAACCTGGGTTGCTTCATCAACTTTTAGTTATGAATTTAACAAGATATTAGGGTCCAGAAAGTTATGTGTACTTCCTGTATCAATGAGGACTacaatgccacattttccaaTTTCAGCTCTAACTCGcattgttttaggatttatgGACCCCATTATGACGTACAAGGAAATTTCAAGATTTTCCTTAAGGATCCCTAAATAAAAACCACCTCCTCTGGCACCTTTTCTACATTAGTCAGCTCCTGGCCTCACTCACCAAACTTCTCCCCCTCTACAAtatcataaattctcaataaGATACAACTTTGTTTTTGGCACTTATGGCCAGGACCTCATTAGCCTCACAATAGTAATAGAGGCCTTTGTCCCTTTTGTCTTTCATCTGATGTTGGCTAATCTTCTGGACTGGTAAAAGgtttttggttggatttttcTGGAAATCAGGTGGTCTATTTAGGGGGTTTGAGTAAGCATGGTTCAGAGGAGTACATAGGGGTCCCTTTATTACCCTTCTTAATGAGTCTAACATGTTCttcctaaattttagctaagCTATATGCTAAGATGAGGTTGTAAGAGTGGAACATTCTCATAGGCAACCTAATTTCATCTCTAAGGCCACTAAGGAAGCAGCTTAGTTTGTACTGGTTTGACAGTCCCCTTAACCTGCTTGATAAGTTTTCGAACTGAGTTTTGTAATCCTCCACAAATCCAATCTGTTTGAGTCGTGTGAGGGCCTCTATGGGATCATCATAACAAGTTGGCCCAAACCCAATGAGTAATGCATTCACAAAAAATTCTCAATCCACCATTCCTCCTGATTAATCTAAGTCTTGAAACCATGTGAAGGCCTTGCCCTCCATATGGAAAGAATCCAAATGCAATCTATGCTTATGTAAATTATTGTGAAATGCAAATAAGTATTTTACCTTGTAAAGCTAGACCCTAGGGTCATCCCCATTAAAAACTGGAAAGTCCAGCCTAATGGGTCTGCTATGTACCCCACCAAAATTCACCAGAGCTTGTTCAAAATTTTGATGTAGGTTGCCTGAGGACTCCATTGCTgatattgatttttcttttgcagcTCCAATGTGAGAATTGACATTTGTTGGGCCACAACCTCCACTTGGCGCTTTAGAGCAATTATCTCGGTTTCAACAGTTTTAAATTGGGAGtttgtatttttcttaagagaatTATAACTCTTTTGTAGATGGGTTAGACGTGTACCTTAAACCATGATTGAGTAAGATAGGAACAATGGCTCTAGATATCAATTTGTAACACGATgttaggaaaaataaagattCTCATTTCGAGGGAAAGGCCTCCAGAAGAAGCGTTGAAGAATGAAagtttttgtaataatatttaggATGAGAAAACACTACACGAGTATTGCCCTTTATAAGGGATGCATCACAAACTGTAAAACTTTACAGCGGGTCCCACAGCAGGATATTCGTGTATCAACTAATTACAATATttggtaattaaaaaaactcaataagaaatatgaaataaaCTTCTAGAAGTCCATTCTTAATACTGCAACTCTAACATGATCCTTACAACGGTCTGCATCAAATACCGATCATTTCTATTCACGATCCTTCCTAGGGCATGATTCAGACTTGTAACAAAACAGCCCTGCTTTACTTTGGAAAGATCATCTTTATTTTCAAACTCAAATCACGAAAACATTCGGACCCACCCTAGAAATTCGAATTAacattttttagtttaattggTATTTTAccataattaaattctttttaagaaaattgtgaccaaatttataattaaagagaaattatatttataatattaggATGCCAAatcttatgtatttttttttaaaaataaataaatttaagattcatatgaaaattatttttttaataatatattattttttcaaataaaattatgcacATTCTAAAAATGTATATAGTGACCAATTCGACCAAATTCATTCTCAAAAGCAATCCATTTTAAAATGAAAGGATgagattattcatttttttaaacaggTGGACCCCAAGTTTCTATTGGTTCCAAAATCACTTTCTAATTTTGATCGACGGCTGTGAGTGCACTGATCAGAGTCCAGACTCAACTGGGACATTAGCGtcagcccaaaaaaaaaatctctataattAGGGTTTTAGATCTCACCAAAACAAAACGCCACCAGAAAAGAGACTCCGAGAGAAAACTCGagggaaaaaataatatcaatggCGTCTAGGGTTTCACTTAAGAGCAAGGGCAAGGGTAGCGGCAAGGGGTCTAAGGCCTCGACGGAGGAAAAATCCACGGCGCAGAGTCTGAAGGAGTGGAGCACGTGGGCCGTGAAGAAGGCCAAGGTCATCACCCACTACGGCTTCATTCCTCTGATCATTATCATTGGCATGAACTCGGAGCCCAAACCTCAACTTTCTCAGCTCCTCAGCCCCGTCTGATCTTAAACCTCCGTCTTATGCAATACCCAGATCCAGATTTGGGCTCGTCTTTCGTGGGTCGGTGCCTATTTGTTGAATCTACGTTGGTTGAGTTCggtttttatgttatgtttgcagtttatgtttgtttatttgCGCTTGGATAGCGGAAAAAGTCTAgggaatagaaaataaaagctAGTGTTGAATTTTGAATCATTATTATACTGACTTTTCGATGTTTCCTGATGTGGTTTTAACGGTTAATATCTGCCTCTAAATTCTAATTTTCgattatgtttataatttacTAGATAAAGTAACTTTTTATGGTCAAGATTTTGCTTTGATAATTTACTTTTCCTCGTTCTCTTGTGGTTCGAATTGTGTCTAtgttctgtttggttgctgCGTGAATGTTTTTCTGTATAATCTGATTACTTCCATGGCCGGATGAAAGGTCTTGATGTTATTGATATTTTCCGAGATGATCGATGTTTGTTTGATTCTggatttatttgatattttattcctTACTATATGACTTGTTGGTTGTCATCAATCTGAATAATAAACATATGGGAAAATTAGTTGTCTTTTATGGAATTAGAATGAATCACTGTTAACCTCTGTTTGGTATTGAATTAAGCTTGGCAAAGTTAGCTACGGACCCAACTCCCAAGCCGTTTCCATTATATAAACCTGTTGTATATTTTCACTTGCCCCTGCTTGGTTCATGAGAAAATGCGGGAAGAAACTTTTTCCATTATCTTTTTTAGTTTGAGAAGACCAATATTTCTCTTAACTTTTTTGGCGTCCTAGAAAATCTTGACTACTATATGATATGTTTGATTTCTGAAGTTACCGAGAAAGGAAGAGCAGGAACTTTGGTTTTATCTTGAAGGTtgatttcattcatatatacaattaacaatGAACCATactgaaaaattttcaaatctagtGGTCAATGACCGGCTTAGAATTAGCTGTAGACTCGTACATATTGGGTTCGATTCCATGTTTAGAGTTTCCTTGGATTGCTCATTGCCTAATACATGATTTTGGTTGGTAGGGTCGTGAGTCCTGGCTTTCCTATCCAGGAATTGACTCAAAGAGCCCTACCTTGACTATGTTCTATACTTTCAGACCTTCGATGAAGTTCATTGACAGTGATGTTGTAACTTTttcttggtgatttttttttctctgaaaCATTTTTGTCTTGAATATACTTCTGAAACATTTGAGTCTTGAATATACTTTGAGACTCTATCAGGTTGCCTATTTTAAAAGAGGTTATGGGATATAatcttgaaattattattttggagaacTAAAATTGATCTAATAATTGATGGGCAGTGTCACGGCAATACAGTTTGATGTGAGTAAGGTATGGATGAGAGTGTAACTGTAGTATGACTCATTTAAAAGTTATGGGTACATGTTTTTTAAGTCAGAACAACTATAACTTGAAAAAAACGTATGCTCAATTTCCATCTGATGTATGCTTTGTAGGGCTTTTTTAAATCCCTTTTTGGCCTCTTCACTTAGAACTAATGATTGTGACGATGGTTAACTACTCACCTTGGCCCTACTTAAGTTTGATGGGTTGGAGAATGGATAATAGATAATACaaaaaacttgaagaaaaatggagttTCGGGTTTGTAACTCGGGAGttatgtcttttttttctttaagaaagttattttaTTCAAGCCGGTGTGTAAAATCATCCGCATTagttaaatgataagatttgattggtaagatttaaattttaaaatttatcttttaaattaaattatgctatGGGCATTTCTAGGAATGCTCTATTGCACTGACTTCTTGATAATAGAATTTTCTTTACAAGGTAGATATTGTagcattttggaagttttgtttTCTGGTTCTTACAAAGATGTAGGGTTACAAGTAGAATGAAATCCCATAAAGAATTTTTGCTATTGCTATCCACATGAAAAGTTAGTAGTGAGTCGACTTATTTGCTATATGAGATTTAGCATGTTAAATCTTCCACCAAGCCTTTGGTACATAACTCAACTATCAAAACTACTCTGAATAAAAAACCTATATGGATAGAATGGCAGCttatttattagaaattttGCATGGCATTGTACATTAATGTGGCACTTGCCTGGTCAAAACCACCACTCCaataaatattacaagaaaaaatcaCATTGGACGAATAAAACAATGATTCGGAAACAAGAAAGAAGTGTGCGGTATTTGCATAATCTATgtctgtaaatattatttctctatcatTAAATAGCAAAGTAACTACTTTAACCATAACAACTCTTAACATATATGTTTATAGACTAATGCTACTTTTTCATTCtagattttatcattccaaATCAGACAATCAAATATGGCACATTTGgaattatttatatgtatgcATACTCCGGTTGTATAATTGTCAAAATTGAAATGGTAAAACCTCTTTTTGTTAGTTGGTAACTTACTAACTTGGTAAAATCCTAATTCTACAATGACTCAGATAGTAAAACTATTATATATTGTGAATTAACTTCATTCACATCAAATATAACagcattttaaataattttctatttataaataacaaatcctGTTGGTGTATTTTTTCGTCAAGGTCGGATGTCAACAATACAGTCGAATGGCCCGCGTGGTGTTTGGATGAATACTCAGTACTAAAAtgcaaaaaatgtaaataaagagagatactGAGATTTATATGATTCGATACTAAAGTCTACGtctataagattttttatttagtgattttatAGTTATTATAGCCTCACTTTACTCCCATTGTAATAGTGAAAAAAAGAGACTGATAAGCAGTTGAAAAAGATGTCGTTTGGTTGTGTAGAAGTTGGAAGGCAAGAGATCAGAGACTCACCGTATGTAGAAgtttatttccttttatctATCTCGTTTCTTGTCTCTGAAGTTAAGCCTTTTAGTTTATGTCACCTTCTAACTTTCTAGTTGCTGCCCACTttatctatcttcatttcaaCTTTTTACTTGTCAAACCATTAGGGTTGGGTTTggatatttatagaatatttttataaatagtattaaaaatttaaaataatttgaattaagatgtttgatttgattttgaaaaatgaaaaagaaaaagttaaataaaaatattataaaattataaaattattttaatattatttatgtgttttaaaatttgaaaaattatatatatatattttttttgtattttttttaaagtagaaaaattataatgattatataataattagatgaaaaaattaaaattaaaaaatatttggaaaaaaaaaaaaaatcttcttgcCTAGCATGATAGCTCCTTGTCTCTTGTCTTGATTTTCTTCCCTTGATGTGGGCTTTTTAATATCAATGGGCTAGTCTATTACTTATGGGCTTATCGCATTTTTATCCTAAACAAATCCTATTGATCgtctttttaatttgataattatcAATCAGGTAATATAGATATAAGAAGATagctacaaaagaaaattttaaaagaacaaTGAATAGTTAAAACTACGACGGATAGATAACACTTTTTATAAAACGAAGTCAtaaggatattattattttatatataaaaaaaaaacttcatttatttaaaaaataattgtaaaaacattataaaacatttgtatttttatcattacttacttttttttttcaagttgtgTTTCTATCAATACTCTTTAAATATACCTTATTTAGATTGTTTTTGTCTGCAAATCGATATAGAAGACACAACTTTGAGTAATATAGTAGGATTTGATTTGAATTAGAAGTTtataactcaatttttttacaaataaaattatgtcatgtcactatcatattatgaataatataaaGAGTATGTAGAGTACATagcttgtaaatataattttgagtCGGATTTTGCTTCTCATTAGTCATTATTTATCGTTACATCTAACAcctgacagtttttttttcatagagcGTAGGGTGTGAAGTAATGAATTGTAACTGATGAGCGTAGAGTGTAGTTTTTTTTCATCCATGGTGCTCGCCTGGGGCATGAGAATGCTCCATTTACACGATGCTTGAAGAGGTGGCAAGTACTTTTACTCCCGCATTCCTAACTGGTAATCACTTTTGATCTTCGTGGTGCTCGTCTTTCCTTCTCCACGAGCTAATATAGCGAGCTTCATGCTCATTCATGATGCTTGATTAAGGGATGAGCCTTTTGCTTCATCCAGGGTGCTTGCCAAGTTAACAAGTATTTTTGCTCCTGCAGTGCTCGTCTTGGTGGCAAGCACTTTTGTTGTCCACAATGCTCGCCTAGGGTACAAGCACTTTCCCTTTCCACGATGTCATCGAGGTAGCGAGTTTCATGCTCATTCACTATGCTTGCCGAGATGTCAAGTACTTTGCCTTCCTGTCAAGGTAGCGAACACTTTTACTCTCTATGGTGCTGGCCTTATGGGCCACCAATTTGCCTCTCCATGAGTTGAGTTGGCAAGTTTCATGCTATTTCATGGTGTTCGCCAAGATGACGATAACTTTTGTTACATGGTGCTCACCTAGGTGGCAAGCACGCTTGCTCTCCATGATGCTTGCCTGTGGTGCGAGCACTTTGCCTCCCATGGTGCTCGTCAAGGTAACAAGCATTTTTATTGTAACAagcatttttattgtttatggtCACATTTGCTCTCTTGAAGGCCTTGACAAAATGTTTAATCAAATGTCTCTCATGAGCAAAATTAAGGTTTGGTTCGTGATTGTGAGCTTTACCCAGAACAAATTTAATTGAAGCAATTTGACAAAGTATGTAATGTCATACATAAAGTTGCAGGTAATGATGCAAGTTAGTATCAGCTTAGTAATAAATGGGCTGAGAATTATattctacaaaatattattcatgaaggttataaaaagacaaaaggtAAAAAAGATAGTGGCATttctattacaatttttctcctACTTAAAGGGTTAACTACTTTGATTTGGAAGCTTCCATCTTTACAATGAAATGTTTGAactattttatcataaaataattatgttttagtGGATGTTAGCCTGTCTTATTTTATCCTATATCATGATGAGGAGAACTGGGCACATTTTCTTTaactaacatgtatatatattaaagaaaaatgctgaatGCCCGTGCGTAATCACATGGTGTCTACGTAGAAAatgaaacgcaccgttttagTCAAATACTTAAACGATTCGTTTCGTCCCAAAGAAATCCCCTCCATTGGTTTAAGTAAAGTTTTAGGCAAAATTTGGCTAACATGATCCTTTTCTTTTGGTAATCattcaaaaattgaattatatattggattagccattttattctctataataataaaatatttttatttttattttctttttttatctgctttttatgtatattttatttgatttttaaaattttattttcataaattttgagAGAAGTGAGAGAATTTACTATTCGAAATttctttatgactaaaatatttttcaattaatatataaaagagtaatattacttATCATCTTTTTTACCATCTCTCGTTATTTCATGATGTAGTATTaagtgattagaaattatttataatattttatttatagatatattatttaatcaaatattaaaaaatatcgagaggaagaagataaaaataaaaatatataattttttttaaagctaatATAGCCAAATTTTACCTTGtaataaataactcaatatTACCAAAACCAGAGCTCCAAGGATAAAttggataataataatatcattaccTGCCTATGTCTCCCAttcgtctctctctcgctcgcatCGAGGCAGAGGAAAAGCCCTGCAAGAGAATTTTTATCACCGGACTCTTACGCAACACTCACCGTACGATCTGCCTGTTTCCTTCTCTTCTACCGTTCTGACTCTCTGATCCTGATCTCTGtaatacctctctctctctctctctctctctctgtgtctttgttttcgtttgtttttctcgtgcatttgtttttgttatgcatttgcgcatgtgttgtgttgtgttgtgttgcGTTGTGGAGTGGTAGATCGGGGATTTGTTCGGTCTGttcaaatttatcttctttatcTCGTTTTTATCGGCAGCCAAATTGACCGTTAATTTTCGGGCATTTTGATCtgcaagctctctctctctctctctttttggttTCTTCCCGGGCATTTTGGTAGGCTCTGTTTTGTGGTCTGAATGTCCGGTTGTTAGTGAAGGGAAATTCCATTTGGTGAAAAAGCGGAGGGAGAGATCAAACCATTGCATATGTTTGTTTCTCATGTGCTGTATATAATACgatttctctttcaattttctcctgtttatttttcttcattttttaggcttcttttttttcctatgGTTCTTTggaatttgtttcttttctcttaattaatatatggcgTCTTTTGATTGGTGGCTGGAAATGgataaacataatcaaattagGGGTCGTAATTTGAAATGTATCTGTTCTAGCTTGGTTCGTTTCCACGGAAGATTTTTTTGCATC
Protein-coding sequences here:
- the LOC108981678 gene encoding mitochondrial import receptor subunit TOM7-1-like, whose translation is MASRVSLKSKGKGSGKGSKASTEEKSTAQSLKEWSTWAVKKAKVITHYGFIPLIIIIGMNSEPKPQLSQLLSPV